In the genome of Panulirus ornatus isolate Po-2019 chromosome 43, ASM3632096v1, whole genome shotgun sequence, the window GAATGATCATTGACCACTTTATTTGAGGAAACTGGAGATGAGTAGTGACCACTACATTTGAGAAGAATGGAAATGAGAAGTGACCGCTATGATTGAGAATGGAATTGAGCTGTGACCACTATGTTCGAAGAGATGGGATCAGCAGTGACTACTTTAATTGAGGAGACTGGAGATGAGCAGTCACCACTATGCTCAAAGAGACAAGATGAGCAGTGACCACTACGTTCGACATAACTGGAGATAAGGATTTTGAGAAGTTCTTTATGGGGAATTCTTCTATACTGTGGGAAAGGTTTTACAAGAATGACATCAGTGTTTACAAAGTCAGTACTATAGAAAGTTTTTCTGTATTCATACAGAAACAAAAAGCTGTCACTAAAAAATTTGACCaaatacaattttctttttctatgcaTAATTGTGGATGCACTGCATTTCCAGTTGACTCATTCTAGATTATGCATGTAATCTGCAACTACAGTACATATCAAACCTTCAAGTAAATCAAATCCAAACTTTAAGAAAATCATGCTACTTGTTAAATCAAGTAATTCTAACAATATCTCTAGTTTCTACTCCCAAACCTAACTGACTGGCACACACTGAAGCACTAATAATAGGAAAAGGACCCTCATATCTCCACTCCCCACCTTCCACAACTCCCAATTAAGTAACACTATAATTTGCAAACATTTCCACACAATGTGATCCTTTAAGTTGTCATGATAGGTCTGCATCTGAATGGATATAAGCAAGCACAGCATATTATCTCACGTGTTATATGCATGTAAAACAGGTTTTCACATCAATGATTTGCAAGGGAGAAAAGTTCTCACATCTACAGAGTTCTCTACATCATCTTCGTGagtgtacacaaacatacatccatGGGAATGCGCTCAGGCATGGTAATACTAATCATTTTTccaatttttctatttttcactccattctcatatttctgtttctttatatttccatGTTTTGATTTTCCCACCAAGTATACTGGTGAGACAAACCTTAATTTTTCACTCACTCCTATTTCTTCTTGTATAAGATAATAGCTGAGTCATTCATGTGATAAATAAACCAAACTACAAATTTCTTCATTAAACGTTTCAAACACTGCACCTTAAGATGTGAAGGTGGCTTATAACTAACATTTCACTTCAGCTAACCTTTTCTCAATTCAATAAATGGCATAACTGCAAACTCAAAAACTTGtagtatatataaaacaaaagagaAGTTGCTCTGTAAGTTAAAATTTATCAATGGTAAAGGGGATACTTCACTGGAGCAATTTTCATCCAGGCAAATCAATGTTTCTTTGAAAGGAGTTGTTATATAGTTTGGATCAGTTATGTGTAACTGGTGTTACCCAACTCTGCCTACATGATGCCTACATCACCTGAAAAGTTACCTATGATGAAGCTGTAAAGAACTATtcactcaaaaggagtccatcatttccctactattGTTAGTAGcacatccttgaagctgcaggagctcctggaaagagGTCCTACGTAACACTAGCTATCCTTTCTTAGAAAGGGGACCTGAGCAACTATAAATAAAAATATGTGCAAATTCAACACATAAATTTGTAATCCTAACATTCCTCAACAAGAATGACTGTTTTCCTTCTAAATGTAAGGTAGCCTTAGGCTTCACTTACTTGTTTTCACATGCATATCATGATACTTGTTATTCAACTTCACTAGCTTGAGTTTACAATATCAGTGAAAAATCACACTTGGCAAGGCCAAGACTGTATCAAAGTCAGTTGACAAAAAGAGGAGTTCATCCAGTCCCTGCTAATGAGTGTACCAGAGTCTTCAGCTGCAAGAGCCTCTGGAAAAAGGGGTTCTAGGGTAACGTTAGAACCCTgtcagaaaggggtcctgggataaTTTTATAAAAACAAATATCATGTGATATTACATTTGTGGAAAATTTTTTTGCCTACATGCAATAAACAGTGGAAAATTTATCTAAATTTGTACTCAAGCTGTATATCTTTCTAAATGACTTTGAATTTCAAATAATACATCAAATGTAAAGTGGCATATTCTGTTGGCACCTCCCTAGCAGAAACTAAACGAAACTCCGAAAGCTTTTGTGTTTGCCACCTATCATGGGAGGTCATGAAAAGCAAGGTGATGGTAACACTTTTAGCTGCATAATCTTATAATTTTACATTATCCAATAATAGCTTGTCCATTATATCTAAGAAAGGTTAATCATTTAAGAGCTTACATAAATCTTTTATTCACTTTAGCAATCTTTGCTACAACAAAATTCACATTCTTACTTAACACAGAAATATTTTCTTCAgcaattacagagtataagtttcacttgcctttcatgatcccTATTCAATATTCATCTAACAGAAACCCAGAGTATTCAATCAAGCACACAAGAATAGGAAAATTAAATTCTGTTAGGCTGACATCACATTCATACATCAGACTCAAATAGTATTCAATCAAGCACACAAGAACATGAAAATTAAACTCTGTTAGGGCTGGCTCCACACAACATTCACACACCATGCTCAAATAAAAGAAATTGTTACTCAGAAATGTTCTGATGAATGCATTCTAACAAAATAAACTGATATGGAGCAAAAGCAATAACAAAAACATTAATAAACTGATCATCTCCTCTGATAATGACATTCCTAAAAGGTGCCAGACCTGTACAGCTGCCGCAAGACATTATAACTGGCACTATATCATACCTTACTGACAAACCACCACCTTGTACAGGGTGCCTTGTCAGACAACTGTACTATGCATATTCAGTAGTGCATCATTAGCCTTCATAGAGTATATATAACCCTAATGATGATTTAATTCCAATCTTAAAACTTGTGGACTGTGTAAGCTTTTGGTATATCATCtatataatatcattactattttgtACAGCATGGTTCAACTTAATTCTCCACACATCTTTTTCTGAAAGGCATCACATGCCTCTTGAGACTGCTTTACCCCAATAAGTACAAAATTTACATGGCCATGAACTTGACAGTTCATGATCACTTCAATGGAATGAACACTATATGATGTGAGGTAGCATTCTTTGTATCACCCATATTTCCTAAAACAGCTAATGTATCATGAGAGTAATATGAATCATCATAATGTTACATTTCCCATTTTTGAAGATGTCAGACTTActtgatattaaagaaaattcTTAACATTCTAAGGCAGACTATCACCATAATCATTAAAGATGAACTCTAATCTTACTAAAACATACCCCTCGTAcaatattttcctgaaatttaaatatatatatcaaatgctcATGAGATTACAAGAGTAACTCCAAGGTTAACTGAAAAATATGCAATTTATGCTATAGCATCTTACTGACAACTGCTCAATATTATCATATAAATGAACCCTTCAGCTGTCTTTTGTCATAATATTATCAAAGAACTCATAAAAACTATTTTGATGCTGCTAATAACTAAATACTAAATCACAGCAAAAGTGAGATAACTTTTCAGTCCCTTCAATTTCTTGTTCATTACATTGTATTCCTATCATAAcaacctctctccccacccatctgACCTTATGTCACTGACTTCTAAATGAAAGCAGGTTTCTCAAAAAATGCTTTACATGATTCACATAAGCTTAATATCACAGAATTCTAAAGAACCACACTGCACATTTTTAACTGAACACAATCATTAAGTACCATCATTTACTTACACAAGTATGCTGAAGTATGCTTCTCCAAACTTTTCCTCAGATAATATACAATTCATTGGGAGTTTTACAAGAGCAAGTACCATATGATACAACAACAAAGAAAGGAGCTAAAATGAAGCATAAAATCAATTAACAGCACTGAACAGAGCATTAAATAATTATATTAGAAAAAAGAATACACTTACTGGCAACAAAACTGCAGTTCACCCAGCTATATATTCCATAACATTTGAATTTGTTGCTGATGCTTATCAATCTCTTCCTTACCTATAACAACTACACAAACTAGTCACTGGTGTGAGTATCACTTTGCCACATAAATGAACTGTATTAGTGCTTCTGGTAAGTGTTTTAAAATCATCTCTGTGCATAGATTGCAGGCATTACAATAGTCCCACTCTCTCAGAGGTGGATGTAAAATTACTTGCGAAACTTTGTAGTGTACATTGTCTTTCCCTGGGCAGAGTAGTGATAATTGTAAGGCTGATGTTGCTCTGATGAGGTTAAACTCTCAACAAGGTCTGGTGTCACTTGAGCAGCTGCAGTTGCTACAGCCAGAGGATCATCATATCGAGGTTCACGTTTGACAGCTATTGGATGCTGTGGAACTTTGACATATGCTGTTATCTTGCTGGATGTTTGTGGAACATTCACAGAGGCTGGTATAGTTAACACAGGCATAACAGAGGCAATATTAGTCACAGCTGTGATAGATGAAGGTTGAATAACAGAAGAAATGCTAGTGTGCATTTGTCTATGAACTTGTAGAGTGTAGCTCTTAGCAAAACACATACCACAGTCATCACATTTATACTGTTTATTTGGACgatgtgtttgctgatgagagAGAAATTTACCATTTGTGGTGAAAGTCATGTCACATTCATCACACTTAAATGGTCTGGACTCTCCATAAGGCTTTCTAATCGGTCTGTCATCATAAATTGGGGGAACTCTACCTGATGTACCATGGCCATGCGCATACTTGACATGCTTTTTTAAGGTTACTAACCTCATAAATTCCTCATCACAAAGCTCACACTTAAAAGCTTTTTCCTTAAAGTGAGTCCTCCTGTGATTTGTTAGAAGTCCTTTTGTGGGAAACTGCTTGCCACAGACATCACATTCTTCTGGTTTTATGCCCTTATGCTCCATCATGTGTAAATCAAATGAGACTTTCTTATCAAATATTTCTTCACAACATTCACAGCTAAATGGTCCCACTTCTTGATGTCTCTTTATATGCTGTCTCAGAGCACTGCTATCAGAAAAAGCTTTCCCACACTCATCACAAGAATAGGGCTTCTCCCCTGTATGAATCCTACGGTGTTTGGTAAGGTGATCACTTTGGTAAAATGTCTTTCCACACTCACTGCACAAATATGGTCGCTCTCCAGTATGAATTCTGAGGTGAACTGTGAGCATACTTCTTTGAGTAAAGGCTTTCCCACATTCCTGACATTCATAAGGTCTTTCACCGGTATGAATTCGTGTATGAACCACAAGATTACGATTGTTTGCAAAAGCTTTTCCACATACTCCACATCGAAAGGGTTTCTCCCCTGTATGTGTTTTCTTGTGGTACTCCAAGTTGCTTCGTTTTGAGTATGTCTTGCCACATTCCAAACATGCATACTTGTTACCATCTGTAGGCTCTGAGTGAACATGCTGTATTTGAACTTGCTGTACTTGCTGAACTTGCTGGACCTGTGGCACCTGCTCAACCTGCAACTGCTGTACTTGTATCTGTTGAGCCTGCAGCTGCTGGGTATGAAACTGTTGGGCCTGTTTGGTCCAAAAGTATATAGGAAGTTGATCATCCATACCTGGGAACTTCCTGCCTAAGTGGAACTCCATAGCTCCTTACCAAATCCCCAAAGATGATACCCCAAGCCACCAACCTCTCTCACATCTTGTGGTGGCTGCTGCAATAATGCCAGACATAACAAAGACATAAAACAAATACTCAGGataaaacaaatacaaataaaTTGTAAAAATGCACCTTTGAGATCTTGAGGTCCGGCATCAAATGAGGTTATCCTTTCTCACATTAGCTGGTCGAGAATCAAAGCCATGAGATTCCATCATTATGTTCACTCTTCAGCAACGCCTATTCtgtaaatggagaaaaagagCCCTTATAAAACAAGGATAAATGTCCTTATGCTCTTACAATAAACATAGCACACACATATTTTTCACATGTGATCCCAAAAAATGAGGATTTGAAAAATTTCATAGGCATTTCTCTTAAAAGCAATGTCCAGCAAGCATGATACATAATTCCTGGAAATATATGCATTAGAGCCTTCCAACATTCATAATTCCAGTTAGGAGTCATCAGCCTTCACTCATATTTTACAAACAACACTAGTGTCATTCATTACAGCCTGCACTCACAATTCAAGTCCAAAATCTGCCAATAAGCACTACCACCACAATGATGTCACTGATTCACTTCATTCCATTTAATCAGTTTTCACAATTTGCTGATGGAAGCACCATCCCCAGAAAGTTCAAAGAAGgtaaagagagatttttttttcacatacacaAAAAAGGAAGTGCAGGGTAAAGACACCAGAAAAATTTGCTCACAGAACACTGCATCAGACAAAATAGGTTCCAGTTttaaaaacctacattcactccaCTACTGTCTGTTCTGTGAGCAAGACAGCATAcctaatttttaacatgattaaacaaaacaattgatccttgtcctgttcttacactatattcatgttgcttcagtctaacataatcatgataaaaattatgaccactgtattgactggagtaattccagttcagttattaactgtaatcctttaccatgagaaatatcaatgaatcttctattattgcatacacaaagaattgtaacattaatatcagaGAAACTCTACACTAAATGGATAGCTTcattgtaggcaaaatttgtaaagtttcctttcttgtccacataatggaAATTTTATtacaggcatgttgccagacccgaactcatcaacccaaacaccaccatctagTAACACTTGTTTATCACTGGCATCTAAGcaatgtctcttccttgtatatcaactgactgttctatgtcttctatctcattcttgtatctccccagacgatgtgatcattacacaaaagtgcacttgggaacttatgtttcattttcctgtgctttttccatatacacatacatcatttattatactttgtcgctgtctcccaagttagcgaggtagagccaggaaacagatgaaagaattgctcaatccatccacatacacatgtatatacatacatgcccacacaggcacatatacattacaacatatacatactaatacaaacacaaacatatacatctatacacatgtacatattcatacttgttgtcttcatccactccctcaccaccccgccacacaggaaatggcagcCCCTTCCcgcatgcatgaggtagcgctaggaaaagacaacaaaggccacatatattcatactcagtctctagctgtcatgtgtaatgcaacgaaaccacagctccctttccacatccagaccccacaaaactttccatggtttaccctaggtgcttcacatgccctggttcaatccactcacagcatgtcaaccctagtaaaccacattgttccaattcaccctattctttacatgcctttcaccctcccgcatgttcaggcccggatcactcaaaatctttttcactccatctttccacctccaatttggtctcccacttctcattccctccacctccgacacatatatcctcttggtcaatctttcctcactcattctctccatgtgaacaaaccatttcaaaacaccctcttctgctctctcaaccacactctttttatcaccacacatctctcttacccttacattacttactctttcaaaccacctcacaccacatattgtcctcatacatctcatttccagcacatccaccctcctccgcacaactctatctatagcccacacctcgcaatcatataacattgttggaaccactaatccttcaaacatacctatttttgctttccaagattatgttctcgccttccacacattttttaatgctcccggaacttttgcctcctcacccaccctatgactcacttctgcttccatggttccatccgctgccgaatccacacccagatatctaaaacacttcacttcctccagtttttctccactgcaacttaccttccaactgattagtccctcaaccctactgtacctaataaccttcctcttattcacatttactctcagccttcttctttcacacactttaccaaactcagtcatcagcttctgcagtttctcaaccgaatcagtcaccagcattgcagcatcagtgaacaaaaactaactcacttcccaagccctctcatccacaacagactgaatacttgcctctctctccaaaactcttgcattcacctccctaacatccccaccaataaacaaattaaacaaccatagagacatcacacacccctgctgcaaacagacatttactgagaaccaatcactttcttctcttcctacttgtgcacatgccttacatatatatataaatatatatacaaatatatatatagtttgaaaaaaaaaaaaaaaaaaaatatatatatatatatatatatatatatatatatatatatatatatatatatatatatatatatatggatagagttgtgcgcaggaggatggatgtgctggaaatgagatgtttgaggacaatgtgtggtgtgaggtggtttgatcgagtaagtaacgtaagggtaagagagatgtgtggaaataaaaagagcgtggttgagagagcagaagagggtgttttgaaatggtttgggcacatggagagaatgagcgaggaaagattgaccaagaggatatatgtgtcggaggtggagggaacgaggagaagagggagaccaaattggaggtggaaagatggagtgaaaaggattttgtgtgatcggggcctgaacatgcaggagggtgaaaggagggcaaggaatagagtgaattggagcgatgtggtatacaggggttgacgtgctgtcagtggatttgaatcaaggcatgtgaagcgtccggggtaaaccatggaaagctgtgtaggtatgtatatttgcgtgtgtggacgtgtgtatgtacatgtgtatggggggggttgggccatttctttcgtctgtttccttgcgctacctcgcaaacgcgggagacagcgacaaagtatatgaaaaaaaaaaaaaatatttttttttgctttgtcgctgtctcccgcatttgcgaggtagcgcaaggaaacagacgaaagaaatggcccaacccacccccatacacatgtatatacatacgtccacacacgcaaaatatacatacctacacagctttccatggtttatcccagacgcttcacatgccttgattcaatccactgacagcacgtcaaccccggtataccacatcgctccaattcactctattccttgccctcctttcaccctcctgcatgttcaggccccgatcacacaaaatctttttcactccatctttccacctccaatttggtctccctcttctcctcgttccctccacctccgacacatatatcctcttggtcaatctttcctcactcattctctccatgtgaccaaaccatttcaaaacaccctcttctgctctctcaaccacgctctttctatttccacacatctctctaacccttacgttacttactcgatcaaaccacctcacaccacacattgtcctcaaacatctcatttccagcacatccatcctcctgtgcacaactctatccatagtccacgcctcgcaaccatacaacattgttggaaccactattccttcaaacatagccatttttgctttccgagataatgttctcgacttccacacattcttcaaggctcccagaattttcgccccctccccaaacctatgatccacttccgcttccatgtttccatccgctgccagatccactcccagatatctaaaacacttcacttcctccagtttttctcctttcaaactcacctcccaattgacttgacccacaaccctgctgtacctaataaccttgctcttattcacatttactcttaactttcttctttcacacactttaccaaactcagtcaccagcttctgcagtttctcacatgaatcagccaccagcgctgtatcatcagcgaacaacaactgactcacttcccaagctctctcatccccaacagacttcatacttgcccctctttccaaaactcttgcattcacctccctaacaaccccatccataaacaaattaaacaaccatggagacatcaaacacccctgccgcaaacctacattcactgagaaccaatcactttcctctcttcctacacatacacatgccttacatcctcgataaaaacttttcactgcttctaacaacttgcctcccacaccatatattcttaataccttccacatagcatctctatcaactctatcatatgccttctccagatccataaatgctacatacaaatccatttgcttttctaagtatttctcacatacattcttcaaagcaaacacctgatccacacatcctctaccacttctgaaaccacactgctcttccccaatctgatgctctgtacatgccctcaccctctcaatcaataccctcccatataatttgccaggaatactcaacaaacttatacctctgtaatttgagcacacactcttatcccctttgcctttgtacaatggcactatacacgcattccgccaatcctcaggcacctcaccatgagttatacatacattaaataaccttaccaaccagtcaaccatacagtcacccccttttttaataaatttcactgcaataccatccaaacctgctgccttgccggctttcatcttccgcaaagcttttactacctcttctctgtttaccaaatcattttccctaaccctcgcactttgcacaccacctcgaccaaaacaccttatatctgccactctatcatcaaacacattcaacaaaccttcaaaatactcactccatctccttctcacatcactactacttgttgtcacctccccatatatatatatatatatatatatatatatatatatatatatatatatatatatatatatatatatatatatatcatacaaagctccatcagccaggatcgaacctggcacCCTTTGTGCTAgaggcacaaggggtcccaggtttgatcctggctgatggagctttgtatgttctatgaaggtgcgcgttcatatacactttattcgtatatatatatatatatatatatatatatatatatatatatatatatatatatatatatatttttgctgtctcccgcgtttgcgaggtagcgcaaggaaacagatgaaagaaatggcccaacccacccacatacacatgtacatacatacgtccacacacgcaaatatacatacctacacagctttccatggtttaccccagacccttcacatgccctgattcaatccactgacagcacgtcaaccccggtataccacatcgatccaattcactctattccttgccctcctttcaccctcctgcatgttcaggctccgatcacacaaaatctttttcactccatctttccacctccaatttggtctcccacttctcctcgttccctccacctccaacaata includes:
- the LOC139762312 gene encoding uncharacterized protein; its protein translation is MEFHLGRKFPGMDDQLPIYFWTKQAQQFHTQQLQAQQIQVQQLQVEQVPQVQQVQQVQQVQIQHVHSEPTDGNKYACLECGKTYSKRSNLEYHKKTHTGEKPFRCGVCGKAFANNRNLVVHTRIHTGERPYECQECGKAFTQRSMLTVHLRIHTGERPYLCSECGKTFYQSDHLTKHRRIHTGEKPYSCDECGKAFSDSSALRQHIKRHQEVGPFSCECCEEIFDKKVSFDLHMMEHKGIKPEECDVCGKQFPTKGLLTNHRRTHFKEKAFKCELCDEEFMRLVTLKKHVKYAHGHGTSGRVPPIYDDRPIRKPYGESRPFKCDECDMTFTTNGKFLSHQQTHRPNKQYKCDDCGMCFAKSYTLQVHRQMHTSISSVIQPSSITAVTNIASVMPVLTIPASVNVPQTSSKITAYVKVPQHPIAVKREPRYDDPLAVATAAAQVTPDLVESLTSSEQHQPYNYHYSAQGKTMYTTKFRK